A stretch of the Salmo salar chromosome ssa20, Ssal_v3.1, whole genome shotgun sequence genome encodes the following:
- the seta gene encoding SET nuclear proto-oncogene a — translation MSASAAKVSKKELNSNYDGADETSEKEQQEAIEHIDEVQNEIDRLNEQASEEILKVEQKYNKLRQPFFQKRSELIAKIPNFWVTTFVNHPQVSALLGEEDEEALHYLTRVEVTEFEDIKSGYRIDFYFDENPYFENKVLSKEFHLNESGDPSSKSTEIKWKSGKDLTKRSSQTQNKAGKKRQHEEPESFFTWFTDHSDAGADELGEVIKDDIWPNPLQYYLVPDMDDEEAEGEDDDDEEGLEDIDEEGDEDDGEEDEDDGDDGEDEEGEDD, via the exons ATGTCGGCATCGGCGGCAAAAGTGAGTAAAAAGGAGCTGAACTCAAACTATGACGGCGCGGACGAGACCTCCG AAAAAGAGCAACAGGAAGCTATTGAACACATTGATGAAGTTCAAAACGAAATTGACAG ACTGAATGAGCAGGCGAGTGAGGAGATATTGAAGGTAGAACAAAAATACAACAAACTCCGTCAGCCATTCTTTCAGAAGAGGTCAGAACTGATCGCCAAAATCCCCAACTTCTGGGTCACAACATTCGTCAACCATCCGCAAG TTTCTGCCCTTCTtggtgaggaagatgaggaggcaCTTCACTATCTGACCAGGGTGGAGGTTACAGAGTTTGAAGATATCAAGTCAGGCTACAGAATAGATTTT TATTTTGATGAAAACCCATACTTTGAAAACAAAGTGCTTTCCAAAGAGTTCCACCTGAATGAGAGTGGAGACCCATCATCAAAGTCAACAGAAATCAAATGGAAATCAGGAAAG GACCTGACAAAGCGCTCCAGCCAGACGCAGAATAAAGCCGGCAAGAAGAGGCAGCATGAAGAGCCAGAGAGCTTCTTCACCTGGTTCACTGATCACTCAGATGCTGGGGCAGATGAGCTGGGAGAGGTCATCAAGGATGACATCTGGCCAAACCCCCTGCAGTACTACCTG GTTCCTGACATGGATGATGAGGAGGCAGAAGGTGAAGATGATGATGACGAGGAAGGTCTTGAGGACATTGATGAGGAGGGCGATGAAGATGATGGAGAGGAAGATGAGGATGACGGAGACGATGGGGAG GACGAAGAAGGAGAAGATGACTAA
- the LOC123729138 gene encoding outer dense fiber protein 2 — translation MYLCAIIQEAKVAEALFSPESWCTHHSKEVTAKRQLEVEITVLKNQVTEMTAQIHTVVEKGRAETGGLLIRLHRFTSDNSVNKLENQTLKTTLSAAEENTDTVPV, via the exons ATGTATTTGTGTGCCATCATTCAGGAGGCTAAGGTGGCAGAGGCCCTTTTTTCACCTGAGAGCTGGTGTACCCACCACTCCAAAGAGGTGACTGCAAAGAGGCAGCTTGAAGTGGAAATCACTGTTCTCAAGAA CCAGGTGACTGAGATGACTGCACAGATCCACACTGTGGTGGAGAAAGGCCGTGCTGAGACGGGTGGGCTACTGATCCGGCTGCACCGCTTCACCTCTGACAACTCCGTCAACAAACTAGAGAACCAGACACTGAAG ACCACcctgtctgctgcagaggagaaCACAGACACAGTCCCAGTCTGA
- the gle1 gene encoding mRNA export factor GLE1, whose translation MPAESLRWDTLEALKNSQKGRLKYNPDWLEKGEDILSGCNEAPSLSPLSGLILKRLNMSPRALQKTCSLGSASRDPGLSEEAPVSSTSPFPSANTQPTPLSSPLLVPRLKKDTEQQIVGDEDSAPDASDDLSPATNPIPPPTISLLSPRATQMEGCIRICEEKHRAKAKMELSLRQELQEKLVASVASRESEQLKRFEELMELKQRQEYQSMRDMMDRETQESIGRQEKLKEEHKNRIKILNLRLREAEQQRLREVEFERQRQVEGRERLRALNAIQEEILQLNQLLEPAAPTQSGPSPDLTSYSTRANQLCSQVSEVVRMTAEGEFPSVEDMTVAERALHEMRSLIRVMQEAAAQAQEKRKKEQEEEEERRKMAMLQAQQEEQKKSAALSAKEKARKKGLQTKAEQSTLKWYQELQDSANQCAQSFEGLNNTKDIQTKKLRMELQKAATIPVSQISSISGSKLREIFDKIDKLLSGRSVVSGGKSVSTSQHPNGLDFVSYKLAEKFVKQGEEEVASHHEAAFPIAVVASGVWELHPKVGDLILAHLHKKCPYAVPHYPPMKDGTSVEEYQKILGYRVEDGGVEAQDSFLKRMSGMIRLYAAIIQLRWPYGSKQGPDPHGLNNGWRWLAQMLNMEPLADVTATLLFDFLEVCGNALMKQYQVQFWKLILLIQEEYLPRIEAVTSQGQAGSVTRLKQFLESSLRSRQIPPPKGQLSSHFWRS comes from the exons ATGCCTGCTGAAAGTTTACGATGGGATACGTTGGAGGCCTTGAAAAACTCACAAAAGGGAAGACTGAAATACAACCCAGACTGGCTCGAAAAGGGGGAG GATATTTTGTCAGGTTGTAATGAAGCTCCTAGCTTGTCCCCACTCTCTGGGCTCATCTTGAAGAGGCTTAACATGAGCCCTCGAGCGCTTCAGAAGACCTGCTCTTTGGGCTCTGCTTCTCGTGACCCAGGCCTGTCTGAGGAAGCCCCAGTCTCCTCAACCAGCCCCTTCCCTTCAGCCAATACTCAGCccactcccctctcttctccactaCTGGTCCCCAGGTTGAAGAAAGACACAGAGCAG CAGATTGTTGGTGATGAGGACAGTGCCCCAGATGCCAGCGACGATCTCAGTCCAGCCACCAACCCCATTCCTCCCCCCACCATCTCCCTTCTGTCTCCCAGGGCAACTCAAATGGAAGGATGTATACGCATTTGTGAGGAGAAACATCGTGCCAAAGCTAAG ATGGAGCTGAGTCTGAGGCAGGAGCTGCAGGAGAAGCTGGTGGCCTCAGTTGCGAGCCGTGAGTCGGAGCAGCTCAAACGCTTTGAGGAGTTGATGGAGCTGAAGCAGAGACAGGAGTACCAGAGTATGAGGGACATGATGGACAGAGA AACACAAGAAAGTATTGGGCGCCAAGAAAAGTTGAAAGAAGAGCACAAAAACAGAATAAAG ATCCTGAACCTGCGCCTGCGGGAAGCGGAGCAACAGCGTTTGCGGGAGGTGGAATTTGAGAGGCAGAGACAGGTGGAGGGTAGGGAGAGACTGCGTGCTCTCAACGCCATCCAGGAAGAGATACTTCAACTCAATCAGCTGCTGGAGCCAGCCGCACCCACCCAGTCGGGCCCCTCCCCTGATCTCACATCCTATAGCACCCGTGCCAACCAGCTATGCTCCCAGGTGTCAGAGGTGGTGCGCATGACAGCGGAG GGGGAGTTCCCCAGTGTGGAGGACATGACGGTGGCGGAGCGGGCACTGCATGAGATGAGGTCACTGATCCGGGTGATGCAGGAGGCGGCTGCCCAGGCCcaggagaagaggaagaaggagcaggaggaggaagaggagcgcAGGAAGATGGCAATGCTGCAGGCCCAGCAGGAAGAGCAGAAGAAGAGTGCAGCTCTGTCAGCCAAAGAGAAGGCACGGAAAAAGG GCCTGCAGACTAAAGCTGAGCAGAGCACTCTGAAGTGGTACCAAGAGCTGCAGGACTCCGCTAACCAGTGTGCACAGTCTTTTGAAGGCTTGAACAACACTAAGGATATCCAG ACAAAGAAACTAAGAATGGAGCTCCAGAAGGCAGCCACAATCCCTGTCAGCCAGATCTCCAGTATCTCAG GTTCCAAGCTCAGGGAAATATTTGACAAGATTGACAAGCTGTTGTCTGGGAGATCAGTGGTATCCGGAGGGAAGTCTGTCTCCACCTCCCAGCATCCCAACGGCCTGGACTTTGTCAGCTACAAACTGGCAGAGAAGTTTGTG AAAcaaggagaagaggaggtggCGTCCCACCACGAGGCAGCCTTCCCCATCGCTGTGGTGGCCTCCGGGGTGTGGGAGCTTCATCCCAAAGTCGGAGACCTCATCCTCGCCCACCTTCATAAGAAATGCCCCTACGCCGTGCCCCACTACCCACCTATGAAGGATGGCACGTCTGTAGAGGAATATCAGAA AATCTTAGGCTACCGTGTGgaagatggaggagtggaggctcAGGACAGCTTTTTGAAGAGGATGTCAGGAATGATCCGCCTCTATGCTGCTATCATTCAGCTCAGATGGCCTTATGGCTCCAAGCAGGGG CCTGACCCACATGGGCTGAACAACGGCTGGCGCTGGCTGGCTCAGATGCTGAACATGGAGCCCCTGGCAGACGTCACGGCAACACTCCTTTTTGACTTCCTAGAG GTCTGTGGCAACGCCCTGATGAAGCAGTATCAGGTTCAGTTTTGGAAGCTCATTCTGCTCATCCAAGAGGAATACTTGCCACG GATTGAAGCCGTCACCAGCCAAGGCCAGGCGGGCTCAGTCACGAGGCTCAAGCAGTTCCTGGAG AGTT
- the gle1 gene encoding mRNA export factor GLE1 isoform X1, with the protein MPAESLRWDTLEALKNSQKGRLKYNPDWLEKGEDILSGCNEAPSLSPLSGLILKRLNMSPRALQKTCSLGSASRDPGLSEEAPVSSTSPFPSANTQPTPLSSPLLVPRLKKDTEQIVGDEDSAPDASDDLSPATNPIPPPTISLLSPRATQMEGCIRICEEKHRAKAKMELSLRQELQEKLVASVASRESEQLKRFEELMELKQRQEYQSMRDMMDRETQESIGRQEKLKEEHKNRIKILNLRLREAEQQRLREVEFERQRQVEGRERLRALNAIQEEILQLNQLLEPAAPTQSGPSPDLTSYSTRANQLCSQVSEVVRMTAEGEFPSVEDMTVAERALHEMRSLIRVMQEAAAQAQEKRKKEQEEEEERRKMAMLQAQQEEQKKSAALSAKEKARKKGLQTKAEQSTLKWYQELQDSANQCAQSFEGLNNTKDIQTKKLRMELQKAATIPVSQISSISGSKLREIFDKIDKLLSGRSVVSGGKSVSTSQHPNGLDFVSYKLAEKFVKQGEEEVASHHEAAFPIAVVASGVWELHPKVGDLILAHLHKKCPYAVPHYPPMKDGTSVEEYQKILGYRVEDGGVEAQDSFLKRMSGMIRLYAAIIQLRWPYGSKQGPDPHGLNNGWRWLAQMLNMEPLADVTATLLFDFLEVCGNALMKQYQVQFWKLILLIQEEYLPRIEAVTSQGQAGSVTRLKQFLESSLRSRQIPPPKGQLSSHFWRS; encoded by the exons ATGCCTGCTGAAAGTTTACGATGGGATACGTTGGAGGCCTTGAAAAACTCACAAAAGGGAAGACTGAAATACAACCCAGACTGGCTCGAAAAGGGGGAG GATATTTTGTCAGGTTGTAATGAAGCTCCTAGCTTGTCCCCACTCTCTGGGCTCATCTTGAAGAGGCTTAACATGAGCCCTCGAGCGCTTCAGAAGACCTGCTCTTTGGGCTCTGCTTCTCGTGACCCAGGCCTGTCTGAGGAAGCCCCAGTCTCCTCAACCAGCCCCTTCCCTTCAGCCAATACTCAGCccactcccctctcttctccactaCTGGTCCCCAGGTTGAAGAAAGACACAGAGCAG ATTGTTGGTGATGAGGACAGTGCCCCAGATGCCAGCGACGATCTCAGTCCAGCCACCAACCCCATTCCTCCCCCCACCATCTCCCTTCTGTCTCCCAGGGCAACTCAAATGGAAGGATGTATACGCATTTGTGAGGAGAAACATCGTGCCAAAGCTAAG ATGGAGCTGAGTCTGAGGCAGGAGCTGCAGGAGAAGCTGGTGGCCTCAGTTGCGAGCCGTGAGTCGGAGCAGCTCAAACGCTTTGAGGAGTTGATGGAGCTGAAGCAGAGACAGGAGTACCAGAGTATGAGGGACATGATGGACAGAGA AACACAAGAAAGTATTGGGCGCCAAGAAAAGTTGAAAGAAGAGCACAAAAACAGAATAAAG ATCCTGAACCTGCGCCTGCGGGAAGCGGAGCAACAGCGTTTGCGGGAGGTGGAATTTGAGAGGCAGAGACAGGTGGAGGGTAGGGAGAGACTGCGTGCTCTCAACGCCATCCAGGAAGAGATACTTCAACTCAATCAGCTGCTGGAGCCAGCCGCACCCACCCAGTCGGGCCCCTCCCCTGATCTCACATCCTATAGCACCCGTGCCAACCAGCTATGCTCCCAGGTGTCAGAGGTGGTGCGCATGACAGCGGAG GGGGAGTTCCCCAGTGTGGAGGACATGACGGTGGCGGAGCGGGCACTGCATGAGATGAGGTCACTGATCCGGGTGATGCAGGAGGCGGCTGCCCAGGCCcaggagaagaggaagaaggagcaggaggaggaagaggagcgcAGGAAGATGGCAATGCTGCAGGCCCAGCAGGAAGAGCAGAAGAAGAGTGCAGCTCTGTCAGCCAAAGAGAAGGCACGGAAAAAGG GCCTGCAGACTAAAGCTGAGCAGAGCACTCTGAAGTGGTACCAAGAGCTGCAGGACTCCGCTAACCAGTGTGCACAGTCTTTTGAAGGCTTGAACAACACTAAGGATATCCAG ACAAAGAAACTAAGAATGGAGCTCCAGAAGGCAGCCACAATCCCTGTCAGCCAGATCTCCAGTATCTCAG GTTCCAAGCTCAGGGAAATATTTGACAAGATTGACAAGCTGTTGTCTGGGAGATCAGTGGTATCCGGAGGGAAGTCTGTCTCCACCTCCCAGCATCCCAACGGCCTGGACTTTGTCAGCTACAAACTGGCAGAGAAGTTTGTG AAAcaaggagaagaggaggtggCGTCCCACCACGAGGCAGCCTTCCCCATCGCTGTGGTGGCCTCCGGGGTGTGGGAGCTTCATCCCAAAGTCGGAGACCTCATCCTCGCCCACCTTCATAAGAAATGCCCCTACGCCGTGCCCCACTACCCACCTATGAAGGATGGCACGTCTGTAGAGGAATATCAGAA AATCTTAGGCTACCGTGTGgaagatggaggagtggaggctcAGGACAGCTTTTTGAAGAGGATGTCAGGAATGATCCGCCTCTATGCTGCTATCATTCAGCTCAGATGGCCTTATGGCTCCAAGCAGGGG CCTGACCCACATGGGCTGAACAACGGCTGGCGCTGGCTGGCTCAGATGCTGAACATGGAGCCCCTGGCAGACGTCACGGCAACACTCCTTTTTGACTTCCTAGAG GTCTGTGGCAACGCCCTGATGAAGCAGTATCAGGTTCAGTTTTGGAAGCTCATTCTGCTCATCCAAGAGGAATACTTGCCACG GATTGAAGCCGTCACCAGCCAAGGCCAGGCGGGCTCAGTCACGAGGCTCAAGCAGTTCCTGGAG AGTT